The following proteins come from a genomic window of Paenibacillus swuensis:
- a CDS encoding S-layer homology domain-containing protein — protein sequence MFRQTLIITSTLLSVCLGTVLPVGQTAIQAATPHLTPSNNNLPLTLDAPLTDWTTSRDGKYIYALVRNELLYINATTLKIEHKRYAGSGTADIELGPDDRLYIAQTEATSLNVIDTGHGALLNGPLTSIELGRTTNRIALAGDKIFYIDSYYNDINVYDRASGHNMDIGSHFHNNRYSFSSPDIKADVGRDLLYIGEGGTSGGSITALNMTDYSFQSETEGYGFMYPPSNLVVQDGTSVYYAGRRMNADKVAQIYGSYMDQYIIGTNGEYVFTTKAVYLKNTYSKLFDLPYKVEHMISMKDGSMLMHIGNDIQEDPHQGDHRIYSFKDMDAVKQLAQDHQMPPYSTTVDSFGSNVLNVNPARTDWEPQVQAVNSDKITIHSVNPERLDKLDVFLSKEMVTEAGRASKPIELRTREFTLNFPVALLQEETSENGIRFRVMNANAQERVPYNPSDAHEKSEYYHFEMTLGDDNSAPMDLASYYGLEIKGGKDSPIKHHPVELTMFYDPWHYNKTERLHFFGYQNYDRDWAYIGGQRDTEAHTLTAPIQHRVMVMLEYKKTFDDIRGHWAQQPIEHLIGRQVVSGTTRDTFSPGGKVTRAEFVSMLSRALGLRGTVTDGSFRDVPPKAWYSKDVYAAVIAGITQGITGSQFGSNDTLTREQMAVMLVNAYRYKSVQTAEPQETTEAGVLSESGKSFLDSALISAWAQSSVKESVSLGFISGGNDNRFEPKGLTTRAQAAVVLAKLVEE from the coding sequence GTGTTTAGACAGACACTGATTATTACTTCAACTCTTCTTTCCGTATGCCTGGGAACCGTACTTCCTGTCGGGCAAACCGCCATACAAGCCGCCACGCCGCATTTGACCCCATCCAACAACAACCTTCCGTTAACGTTGGACGCACCGCTTACAGATTGGACCACGAGCCGGGACGGAAAGTATATTTATGCGCTCGTACGCAACGAACTGCTATACATAAACGCTACAACACTGAAGATTGAACATAAACGTTATGCAGGATCTGGTACAGCGGATATTGAGCTGGGTCCCGATGATCGGTTATACATTGCTCAAACCGAAGCCACGTCGCTGAATGTCATTGATACCGGACACGGCGCTCTGCTGAACGGACCGCTAACGAGTATCGAGTTAGGCAGAACCACAAACCGAATTGCGCTGGCCGGGGACAAAATATTCTACATAGACAGCTACTACAACGATATTAACGTATACGACCGCGCTTCAGGACACAACATGGACATAGGCAGTCATTTCCATAATAACCGTTATTCGTTCAGCTCGCCGGACATCAAAGCTGATGTTGGACGGGACCTGTTATATATTGGAGAAGGCGGTACGTCAGGCGGCTCCATCACCGCTTTGAACATGACAGATTATTCGTTCCAAAGTGAAACGGAAGGCTACGGATTCATGTATCCCCCGTCCAATCTCGTTGTGCAGGATGGAACCTCTGTGTATTATGCGGGTCGACGAATGAATGCGGACAAGGTAGCCCAGATTTATGGAAGTTACATGGATCAGTACATTATTGGGACGAACGGGGAGTATGTCTTTACAACCAAGGCGGTGTACTTAAAGAATACGTACAGTAAACTGTTCGATCTGCCATATAAGGTTGAACACATGATCTCCATGAAAGACGGCAGTATGCTCATGCATATAGGCAATGATATTCAAGAAGATCCCCATCAGGGGGATCATCGCATTTATTCATTCAAGGACATGGATGCTGTGAAGCAACTCGCACAAGATCATCAGATGCCCCCTTATAGCACAACCGTGGATTCATTCGGCTCGAATGTGTTAAATGTGAATCCGGCAAGAACGGACTGGGAACCTCAAGTCCAAGCGGTCAATTCGGACAAAATCACGATTCATTCCGTCAATCCGGAGCGCTTGGATAAGTTGGACGTATTCCTGTCCAAGGAGATGGTGACGGAGGCGGGTCGCGCTAGTAAACCCATTGAATTGAGAACTCGTGAGTTCACGTTGAATTTCCCGGTAGCTCTGCTTCAAGAAGAAACTTCTGAGAACGGCATTCGGTTCCGGGTTATGAATGCGAATGCACAAGAACGCGTTCCTTACAATCCATCGGATGCCCACGAGAAGTCGGAGTACTATCATTTTGAAATGACACTGGGTGATGATAACTCCGCTCCAATGGACCTGGCCAGCTATTACGGTTTGGAGATAAAGGGGGGCAAGGACTCCCCGATTAAACACCATCCTGTTGAACTTACCATGTTCTACGATCCTTGGCATTATAACAAGACTGAAAGGCTTCATTTCTTCGGATATCAGAACTACGACAGAGACTGGGCTTATATTGGCGGACAACGGGATACGGAAGCACATACGCTTACTGCGCCAATTCAACACCGGGTCATGGTGATGCTCGAATACAAGAAGACGTTCGATGATATCCGCGGACATTGGGCGCAACAACCCATTGAGCATCTGATCGGGCGTCAAGTTGTCAGTGGAACGACTAGAGACACCTTCAGTCCAGGCGGTAAAGTTACCCGTGCCGAATTCGTATCCATGCTGTCGAGAGCGCTGGGGTTAAGGGGAACGGTTACAGACGGCAGCTTCCGGGATGTTCCGCCGAAGGCCTGGTACAGCAAGGATGTGTATGCGGCGGTGATAGCCGGCATTACCCAGGGCATAACGGGGAGCCAGTTCGGCTCCAACGATACGCTGACGCGGGAGCAAATGGCCGTTATGTTGGTGAATGCATATCGCTACAAGTCAGTACAAACAGCGGAACCGCAGGAAACAACGGAAGCAGGAGTGCTTTCTGAATCCGGGAAGTCTTTCCTTGACAGTGCTTTGATTAGTGCTTGGGCTCAATCCAGTGTGAAGGAATCGGTTTCGCTCGGGTTTATTAGCGGCGGCAATGACAACCGGTTCGAACCCAAAGGGCTGACCACTCGGGCACAGGCGGCAGTAGTCCTTGCTAAGCTTGTTGAAGAATAA
- a CDS encoding SpoVR family protein, translating to MRDTEIKELEYAIAEIMEVADGFGLDYYPMRYEVCPADIIYTFGAYGMPTRFSHWSFGKTFNKMKTQYDLGLSKIYELVINSNPCYAFLLDGNSLIQNKLIVAHVLAHCDFFKNNARFSKTNRNMVESMSATAERVREYEMQYGTDQVEKFIDAVLAIQEHVDPTIVKPYQLEKERYLDLMQRKHEPSPPPITAYDDLWNLENTGQEKDATPELKRFPPHPEKDILWFIEEYSTVLEPWQRDILTMLRDEMLYFWPQLETKIMNEGWASYWHQRILRELDLTASETIEFAKLNASVVQPSQHTLNPYYLGLKIFEDIEKRWENPSAEDRERFKREPGRGREKMFEVRENDSDLSFIRNYMTKDLVKELDLYVFEKKGPEWKITDKSWQNIRDQLVYSRVNGGFPYLVVQDGDFLRNGELYLLHQYEGVELDLKYLERTLPYVFQIWGKSIHMETVVEDKRAVFTYDGKKLHRKFL from the coding sequence ATGCGTGACACGGAAATCAAGGAACTGGAATACGCCATAGCGGAAATCATGGAGGTGGCGGACGGGTTCGGGCTCGACTATTATCCGATGCGATACGAGGTTTGTCCGGCAGATATCATCTATACCTTCGGCGCGTACGGCATGCCTACCCGGTTCTCGCACTGGAGCTTCGGCAAGACGTTCAATAAGATGAAGACGCAATACGACTTGGGTTTAAGCAAAATATACGAGCTCGTCATCAACTCAAACCCCTGCTATGCCTTCCTTCTGGACGGTAACTCTTTGATCCAAAATAAACTGATCGTAGCCCACGTCCTTGCCCACTGCGATTTCTTCAAAAATAATGCCCGCTTCTCCAAGACGAACCGCAATATGGTCGAGAGCATGTCTGCAACCGCCGAGCGCGTTCGTGAATATGAGATGCAGTACGGAACGGATCAAGTCGAAAAGTTCATTGACGCCGTCCTGGCCATTCAAGAGCATGTCGATCCAACCATTGTGAAGCCTTACCAACTGGAGAAGGAACGTTATCTCGACCTGATGCAGCGCAAACATGAACCGTCTCCTCCGCCCATCACGGCTTATGACGATTTATGGAATTTGGAGAATACAGGGCAAGAAAAGGATGCAACCCCTGAACTGAAGCGTTTTCCGCCGCATCCGGAGAAGGATATTCTGTGGTTTATCGAGGAATATTCCACTGTGCTTGAGCCGTGGCAACGCGATATTCTGACGATGCTGCGCGATGAGATGCTCTACTTCTGGCCTCAGCTGGAGACGAAGATCATGAATGAAGGCTGGGCTTCCTACTGGCATCAGCGCATTCTTCGGGAGCTTGACCTGACCGCAAGCGAGACCATCGAGTTTGCCAAATTAAACGCATCGGTGGTGCAGCCGTCCCAACATACCCTGAACCCTTACTACCTGGGGCTGAAAATATTCGAAGATATCGAGAAGCGCTGGGAGAATCCTTCGGCTGAGGATCGCGAACGCTTTAAGCGCGAGCCCGGCCGCGGCCGCGAGAAGATGTTTGAGGTGCGCGAAAACGATTCTGATCTGTCGTTTATCCGTAACTATATGACCAAAGATCTGGTGAAAGAGCTGGATTTGTACGTTTTTGAGAAAAAGGGGCCGGAATGGAAAATTACCGATAAGTCGTGGCAAAATATCCGCGACCAGCTGGTCTATTCCCGCGTCAACGGCGGTTTCCCTTATCTTGTCGTGCAAGACGGCGATTTCTTGCGGAACGGCGAGCTGTATCTGCTTCACCAGTACGAAGGCGTGGAGCTTGACCTAAAGTATCTGGAGCGCACTCTACCCTACGTCTTCCAAATTTGGGGTAAATCCATCCATATGGAAACCGTCGTGGAGGATAAGCGCGCGGTGTTCACCTATGACGGGAAGAAGCTGCATCGCAAGTTTCTATAA